The following proteins are encoded in a genomic region of Candidatus Paracaedibacteraceae bacterium:
- the dnaG gene encoding DNA primase yields the protein MTKLKDHLDSIRDRLPISVVIAPYVALKKRGKVLIGLCPFHNEKGPSFNVNDEKGFYHCFGCGAHGDHFSFITEKTHIPFMDAVETLTKQAGLVMPRFEKEGESKSSEEAKDAKESLYNINEVACLYYEEQLRHPDFQNIRDYLKNRGMSGQVAAKFRLGYAPARGLVSVLRQRGFSDADGVTSGLLIRADDGHVYERFRDRVMFPIQDSRGRVIAFGGRITTTGEPKYLNSPETPLFHKGRQLYAHNMAVSTVRSGQQFVVVEGYMDVIALFQAGITVAVAPLGTALTAEQISLMWRTCKNPILCFDGDNAGRKAAQRAAMVALEVLKPGFTIEFSFMVAGEDPDSFLKKNSSADMRDLLRHTTSLTDVLWQVFMDGRSLVNPEDKAKARQDLVQLSYKINDPEVRHFYLQDLNGKLQRAMAQKTKENMQAQKVLIHQGVKPDLMKKITDGQKILLATLINHPTLLAEVAEQLMSLEIVDEKLDAIRNFLLDISAEDHHKYNNIVSLLCDSGHANFVDQEMTQSLYMRARFAHTSSEIDQARSGWQEIWRFLERNSQLKSAADEVSLELKTELNQRSWQSLQSVKRQQTQLT from the coding sequence ATGACGAAGCTTAAAGATCATTTAGATTCAATCAGAGACCGCTTGCCGATTTCTGTGGTGATCGCGCCTTATGTCGCGTTGAAGAAACGTGGTAAGGTGCTGATTGGTTTATGTCCTTTTCATAATGAAAAGGGGCCGTCCTTTAATGTTAATGATGAAAAAGGATTTTATCATTGTTTTGGCTGTGGAGCCCATGGAGATCATTTTTCCTTTATAACAGAAAAAACGCATATACCCTTTATGGATGCGGTGGAAACACTGACAAAACAAGCTGGGTTGGTGATGCCTCGCTTTGAAAAAGAGGGAGAATCTAAATCGTCCGAAGAAGCCAAAGATGCCAAAGAATCTCTGTACAATATTAATGAAGTTGCTTGTCTTTACTATGAAGAGCAGTTACGTCATCCGGATTTTCAAAACATACGGGATTATCTGAAAAATCGTGGGATGTCTGGTCAGGTTGCTGCAAAGTTTCGATTAGGTTATGCCCCAGCCCGCGGGCTTGTTTCTGTTTTAAGGCAGCGTGGGTTCAGTGATGCTGACGGTGTAACGTCAGGGTTGCTGATCAGGGCGGATGACGGGCATGTTTACGAGCGGTTTCGTGACCGTGTTATGTTTCCAATTCAAGATAGTCGTGGTCGGGTTATTGCCTTTGGCGGGCGCATCACGACGACAGGTGAGCCTAAATATCTCAACTCACCGGAAACGCCATTGTTTCACAAAGGACGGCAGTTGTATGCTCATAATATGGCAGTCTCAACTGTCAGATCAGGTCAACAGTTTGTTGTTGTCGAAGGATACATGGATGTAATTGCTTTGTTTCAAGCGGGAATTACAGTGGCGGTGGCACCTCTTGGGACAGCTTTAACAGCTGAACAAATTTCACTAATGTGGCGGACGTGTAAGAATCCCATCTTGTGTTTTGATGGGGATAATGCAGGGCGTAAGGCAGCTCAACGGGCAGCAATGGTTGCCTTAGAAGTTTTAAAGCCTGGTTTTACCATTGAGTTTAGCTTTATGGTTGCGGGCGAAGACCCCGATTCCTTTTTAAAAAAGAACTCTTCAGCTGATATGCGGGATTTATTACGTCATACAACATCGTTGACAGATGTCTTATGGCAAGTCTTTATGGATGGTCGTAGTTTAGTAAACCCCGAGGATAAAGCTAAGGCCCGACAAGATTTGGTACAGCTATCCTATAAAATTAATGATCCGGAAGTCCGTCATTTTTATCTTCAGGATCTGAATGGAAAACTTCAACGTGCCATGGCACAGAAAACTAAGGAGAATATGCAGGCTCAAAAAGTCTTAATTCATCAGGGGGTAAAACCGGACCTAATGAAAAAAATTACGGACGGGCAGAAAATATTATTGGCAACATTAATAAATCACCCCACATTACTAGCAGAGGTGGCCGAACAGTTGATGTCTCTGGAAATTGTCGATGAAAAACTTGATGCAATTCGTAATTTTTTGTTAGACATTTCAGCCGAAGATCACCATAAATATAATAACATAGTTTCATTACTGTGCGATTCAGGACACGCTAACTTTGTCGATCAAGAAATGACACAAAGCCTTTACATGCGGGCAAGATTTGCACACACTAGTTCTGAGATTGATCAGGCGAGATCCGGTTGGCAAGAAATATGGCGATTCCTTGAGCGGAATAGT
- a CDS encoding folate-binding protein YgfZ, with protein sequence MGISACILSHRGLVKVGGADRLAFLQGLLTNDVSKISADRAIYALLLSPQGRIQYDMLLHQSQDDWYIEADLDRLQDLIKRLTIFKLRSNVTLDLVTDKTILSLWGDDVATNLGLTQESGACLSASLWTCFNDPRFADVGARVIVSSDAQDKVKDCLGFTLVDVDAYNQHRYALGVPESSQELEFDRAIPLEYGLDQLNAIDWQKGCYMGQELTARTKYRGLVRKRVFPVEWRDYDKDQHLLSQDRDVGHWIAVARGSALAMVRLEALGQEITCGGKPVAIGRPPWMIIPENNDEA encoded by the coding sequence ATGGGGATATCTGCCTGCATCCTGTCCCATCGCGGACTTGTAAAAGTTGGGGGGGCTGATCGTTTAGCTTTTCTTCAGGGATTGCTGACGAATGATGTATCAAAAATATCGGCTGATCGAGCGATTTATGCCCTGCTTTTGTCACCACAAGGTCGGATTCAGTACGATATGCTCCTTCATCAATCTCAGGATGATTGGTATATTGAGGCGGATCTTGATCGGTTGCAAGACCTTATTAAGCGTCTGACAATTTTTAAACTAAGATCTAATGTCACACTTGATCTTGTGACTGATAAAACTATCTTGTCTCTCTGGGGGGATGACGTGGCCACGAACCTTGGGTTGACCCAGGAATCAGGGGCGTGTCTCTCCGCTTCTCTATGGACGTGTTTTAATGACCCGCGTTTTGCTGATGTCGGGGCGCGGGTTATTGTGTCCTCTGATGCTCAAGATAAAGTCAAAGACTGTTTGGGTTTTACTCTTGTGGATGTTGATGCGTATAATCAACATCGGTATGCTTTGGGTGTACCTGAATCATCCCAAGAACTCGAGTTTGACCGAGCTATTCCCTTGGAGTATGGTCTAGATCAACTGAACGCGATCGATTGGCAAAAGGGATGCTATATGGGGCAGGAGTTGACGGCTCGGACAAAATATCGTGGTCTGGTTCGCAAACGAGTGTTTCCTGTAGAGTGGCGCGATTATGACAAAGATCAGCATCTCCTGAGTCAAGATCGAGATGTCGGGCATTGGATTGCAGTTGCCCGTGGATCGGCCTTGGCCATGGTAAGACTCGAAGCGTTAGGACAAGAAATAACGTGTGGTGGTAAACCTGTCGCGATAGGTCGACCCCCTTGGATGATAATACCGGAAAATAATGACGAAGCTTAA
- the dnaN gene encoding DNA polymerase III subunit beta produces MKFSVERSEFLKALSHGSSVVEKRTTVPILSHVHIQGEGGAIHMTTTDMDLALVEEVPAVVEVPGAITVSAHMLLEIVRKLPDGIQIQATLNPENDQLTLKAGKSRFNIATLPAEQFPKLTQNDLPFSFKLTAEKLRYLIDRSRFAMSTEETRYFLNGIYFHAHEVNGQKVFRSVATDAHRLACIEVPVPQGAEAIPGIIVGRKTITEIRKLINDANPETEILISASSQRIEFKLPTATLSSRLVDGTYPDYEQAIPRGNDKPVIVDAKDFAKAVDRVATVTTDKLPVIKIIVANNKLTLMAASSELGDATEEMEVDFPFDQPVEIGFNANYLVDITSQIGDEGAEILLSDGSAPAMIKGLNDSEALFVLMPMRV; encoded by the coding sequence ATGAAGTTTTCCGTTGAACGCAGTGAGTTTTTAAAGGCTCTATCCCATGGCAGTAGTGTTGTCGAAAAACGGACAACTGTTCCGATCTTGAGCCATGTCCATATTCAAGGGGAAGGCGGGGCCATTCATATGACCACAACAGACATGGACTTGGCCTTGGTCGAAGAGGTTCCGGCGGTGGTTGAAGTGCCGGGTGCGATTACGGTGTCTGCTCATATGCTGTTGGAAATTGTACGTAAACTGCCGGACGGGATTCAAATTCAGGCAACCTTAAATCCAGAAAATGACCAACTCACGCTTAAGGCAGGTAAGTCACGCTTTAATATTGCAACGCTGCCAGCAGAGCAGTTCCCGAAACTAACGCAAAATGATTTGCCATTTAGTTTTAAACTGACAGCTGAAAAACTACGTTATTTGATTGATCGGTCTCGCTTTGCGATGTCAACTGAGGAGACCCGTTATTTCTTGAACGGAATTTATTTCCATGCTCATGAAGTTAACGGGCAGAAAGTATTTAGATCTGTTGCAACAGACGCTCATCGTTTGGCCTGTATTGAGGTACCGGTGCCGCAAGGGGCTGAAGCTATCCCGGGAATTATTGTCGGGCGTAAGACGATTACTGAAATTCGGAAGTTGATCAATGATGCAAATCCTGAAACTGAAATTTTAATCAGCGCTTCTTCTCAACGGATTGAGTTTAAGTTGCCAACAGCAACCTTGAGCTCACGCCTTGTAGATGGAACATACCCTGATTATGAACAAGCCATTCCACGTGGTAATGATAAACCCGTTATTGTTGATGCTAAAGATTTTGCTAAGGCGGTTGATCGCGTTGCGACTGTTACAACAGACAAATTGCCGGTCATTAAAATTATCGTTGCTAATAACAAGTTAACCCTTATGGCGGCGAGCAGTGAATTAGGTGATGCAACGGAAGAAATGGAAGTCGACTTTCCATTTGATCAGCCTGTTGAGATTGGTTTTAATGCAAACTATTTGGTTGATATTACCTCGCAGATTGGCGATGAGGGGGCAGAAATATTGTTGTCCGATGGATCTGCACCAGCCATGATTAAGGGATTGAACGATTCCGAGGCACTTTTTGTCTTGATGCCGATGCGCGTGTAA
- the dnaA gene encoding chromosomal replication initiator protein DnaA, protein MGFAQQSQSRASDQGGIPQEWALVCQRLQAELGDATFRSWIAPLVLTSAASGLVQLAAPTRFMRDWVASNFLEKIRNHWQDLNPTIDTIDLIVKTSTPAVAPIAQAAVPDPMVVTQGEEIDIEGSFIGSTLDPRFTFENFVVGKPNELAYAAALRVAESATVQFNPLFLYGGVGLGKTHLMHAIAWHIKKCHPERRVIYLSAEKFMYQFIRALRYKDTVAFKEQFRSVDVLMIDDVQFISGKDTTQEEFFHTFNALVDRNHQVIVSADKSPSDLEGMEERLKSRLGWGLVADIHPTSYELRLGILQSKAETLHAVVPKDVLEFLAFKIASNVRELEGALNRIIAHSTLVGREINLEMTQDVLRDLLKANDRRVTVDDIQKRVCEYFSIKLSDMQSSRRSQNVARPRQIAMYLSKVLTSRSLPDIGRKFGGRDHTTVLHAVKKVEELMGSDKEFLEDLTILRRTLEV, encoded by the coding sequence GTGGGGTTTGCTCAACAATCTCAATCGCGTGCATCAGATCAAGGGGGAATCCCCCAAGAATGGGCGTTAGTTTGTCAGCGATTGCAGGCTGAATTGGGGGATGCTACGTTTCGCAGTTGGATTGCTCCTTTGGTTTTAACCAGTGCAGCGAGTGGTCTTGTGCAATTGGCGGCTCCGACTCGATTTATGCGAGATTGGGTTGCCTCGAACTTTCTCGAAAAAATCCGTAACCACTGGCAAGATTTAAATCCGACCATCGATACAATTGACTTAATTGTGAAGACGTCAACGCCCGCTGTCGCTCCTATAGCTCAGGCTGCAGTGCCGGATCCGATGGTTGTGACACAGGGTGAAGAAATTGACATCGAAGGTAGCTTTATAGGCTCAACCTTAGATCCGCGTTTTACTTTTGAGAACTTCGTTGTAGGTAAGCCTAATGAGTTGGCTTATGCGGCGGCCTTGCGCGTGGCTGAATCTGCGACTGTGCAGTTTAATCCCTTGTTTTTATATGGGGGTGTTGGTCTTGGTAAAACTCACTTGATGCACGCTATTGCATGGCATATTAAGAAATGTCACCCTGAACGTCGTGTTATTTATTTGTCTGCTGAAAAGTTTATGTATCAGTTTATTCGGGCATTACGGTACAAAGACACTGTTGCCTTTAAGGAACAATTCCGTTCCGTTGATGTACTGATGATTGACGATGTGCAGTTTATTAGCGGTAAGGACACGACGCAAGAAGAGTTTTTTCATACATTCAACGCGTTAGTTGATCGTAATCATCAGGTTATTGTATCAGCTGATAAATCACCATCAGATCTTGAAGGAATGGAAGAACGTCTAAAATCCCGTTTAGGTTGGGGTTTGGTTGCTGATATTCATCCCACATCCTATGAATTGCGCTTGGGTATTTTACAGTCAAAAGCTGAGACTCTTCATGCCGTTGTCCCTAAGGATGTTTTGGAATTTTTAGCATTTAAGATTGCTTCTAATGTTCGCGAATTAGAAGGGGCTTTGAATCGTATTATTGCGCATTCGACCTTGGTTGGACGTGAGATTAATCTTGAGATGACTCAGGATGTTTTGCGTGACTTGCTGAAAGCAAATGATCGTCGGGTGACGGTTGATGATATTCAAAAACGGGTGTGCGAATATTTCAGCATTAAACTGTCTGATATGCAATCATCCCGCCGATCGCAAAATGTGGCGCGTCCGCGTCAAATTGCTATGTACTTGTCAAAAGTTTTAACATCCCGCTCTTTGCCTGATATTGGCCGTAAGTTTGGTGGCCGGGATCATACGACTGTTTTGCATGCTGTTAAGAAAGTTGAAGAACTAATGGGCAGCGACAAAGAATTTTTAGAAGATTTAACTATTTTAAGACGAACATTGGAGGTCTAG
- the recF gene encoding DNA replication/repair protein RecF, with protein MITSEKLSVQPTSMLQAFSLVHFRNYSQRSFVFTSPLVALVGDNGIGKTNVLEAISLFSQGRGLRSTKLSEMRQVGQEQPWVVAATFDMGGMTIPFGTALDFGPSGGERRLIKINQVPVKSQVTLSEWLNIVWVIPSMARLFQEGGSLRRKFIDRMVMALNPSHSERLNRYEHYLRERSQLLRQGTAEPQWLSSIERKLSEDGIAITIARAQLVRQLTASQSDDPNSPFPRYFAQMIGDIDEWCRDGAAVDVEDKIRAALAQSRLQDAQTGGAAIGPHRSDLNVTHLGKHMPGEMCSTGEQKMLLHAMTLAFIRLLDSYRDRLTLLLLDDVVAHLDADHRGYLFQEVASILANGANLQIFMTGTSVDEFSQISGVQIIEV; from the coding sequence ATGATCACTAGTGAAAAATTATCTGTCCAGCCGACGTCGATGCTCCAGGCTTTTAGCTTGGTGCACTTTCGTAATTATAGCCAACGATCGTTTGTTTTTACATCTCCTTTAGTTGCGTTGGTTGGGGATAATGGTATTGGTAAAACTAATGTGTTAGAGGCGATCTCGCTTTTTTCCCAGGGACGAGGCTTGCGATCCACTAAACTGTCTGAAATGCGTCAAGTGGGGCAAGAGCAGCCGTGGGTTGTTGCTGCAACCTTTGATATGGGCGGCATGACTATTCCCTTTGGCACAGCCTTAGATTTTGGCCCGTCTGGCGGAGAGCGCCGTCTTATCAAAATTAATCAGGTTCCGGTTAAAAGTCAGGTGACTCTGTCCGAGTGGTTGAATATTGTGTGGGTTATTCCTTCGATGGCGCGGTTGTTTCAAGAAGGCGGAAGTCTTCGCCGTAAGTTCATTGATCGCATGGTGATGGCCTTGAATCCCTCCCACTCTGAACGTTTGAATCGTTATGAACATTATCTGAGAGAGCGGAGCCAATTGTTGCGTCAGGGAACGGCGGAACCACAGTGGTTATCGAGTATTGAGCGAAAACTATCCGAAGATGGTATCGCAATTACCATTGCGCGGGCACAGTTGGTGCGTCAGTTGACGGCGTCTCAGTCCGATGATCCGAATTCTCCGTTCCCACGGTATTTTGCGCAAATGATAGGGGATATTGATGAGTGGTGTCGTGATGGCGCTGCTGTCGATGTTGAAGATAAGATTCGTGCAGCGCTGGCTCAATCAAGATTACAGGATGCCCAAACAGGAGGGGCGGCCATTGGTCCCCATCGTTCTGATCTTAACGTGACCCATTTGGGTAAGCATATGCCGGGTGAGATGTGTTCCACGGGAGAGCAAAAAATGTTGTTGCATGCTATGACATTGGCCTTTATTCGGTTGCTTGATTCATACCGGGACCGTTTGACTTTACTCTTGTTGGATGATGTAGTTGCGCATTTAGATGCAGATCATCGAGGTTACTTGTTTCAAGAAGTAGCGAGTATCTTGGCAAATGGGGCAAATCTTCAGATTTTTATGACAGGAACCAGTGTCGATGAATTTAGTCAAATTTCTGGTGTCCAGATAATTGAGGTTTGA
- the trmB gene encoding tRNA (guanosine(46)-N7)-methyltransferase TrmB: MTNQHRKVWGRKVARPLKINQKRLLEEELPQLQLHVDFGKTLDLPTVMPGYDNYILEIGFGGGEHLAWRARQSEDVGFVGCEPFITGVAGLLGHMEDHALENVRVVIDDARVLLQSLPTASLSRIYILFPDPWHKKRHHKRRIVSDSTIDDLSRVLRSGGDLILATDIQDYADWMQDVLSKRPEFSMDMQGRSSVYDRLDPWLITRYEQKGIDAGRQASYLVYRKK; the protein is encoded by the coding sequence ATGACTAACCAACATAGAAAAGTATGGGGGCGTAAGGTAGCTCGTCCGTTAAAGATAAATCAAAAACGATTACTTGAGGAAGAGTTGCCGCAACTGCAGCTCCATGTTGATTTTGGCAAAACGCTTGATCTGCCTACTGTTATGCCTGGGTATGATAACTACATTCTTGAAATTGGTTTCGGCGGCGGAGAACATCTTGCTTGGCGCGCGCGTCAGTCTGAAGATGTTGGTTTCGTTGGGTGTGAGCCTTTCATTACAGGTGTTGCCGGATTGTTGGGGCATATGGAAGACCATGCCTTGGAAAATGTTCGTGTTGTGATTGATGATGCACGGGTTTTATTGCAATCGTTACCAACTGCGAGTTTGTCTCGAATTTATATTTTATTTCCTGATCCATGGCATAAAAAACGTCACCACAAACGCCGAATTGTCAGTGATTCAACGATTGATGATTTGTCAAGGGTATTGCGTTCAGGTGGCGATTTGATTCTGGCAACGGATATTCAGGATTATGCTGATTGGATGCAGGATGTTTTATCAAAGCGGCCTGAATTTTCCATGGACATGCAAGGTCGTTCTTCTGTTTATGATCGTCTTGATCCATGGCTTATCACGCGGTATGAGCAAAAAGGAATTGATGCCGGTCGTCAGGCTAGTTATTTAGTTTATCGGAAAAAATAG
- a CDS encoding RsmB/NOP family class I SAM-dependent RNA methyltransferase has translation MKPAARIQTAIEILIEIYTSQTPADAIAHSYIRERRFIGSGDRREIMEIVYGVMRKFWYLEGLLDTTFSNPGNDPIQSARRHVIAYLIKIKSEKNISDIFSGEEYAPKHLTAAELSLVERLSTEKVEVAENAQLSAPEWIVAILKETHPETYQGILKSLQTEANVDLRVNTLKNNRDTVLHKLNKSGVKCTITLHSPWGIRLAERAPLAQHPLMKDGSIEIQDEGSQLIAQLCDPKPGMAVWDYCAGAGGKTLALAAMMNNKGRIIATDTVAWRLKNAPQRLRRAGVHNVETRILDEESAKWVKRQAGKFDCVLVDAPCSGSGTWRRNPELRWRMDETGFGELLAKQQDILTKAAKLVTAGGRLVYATCSILSPENRGQIEAFLKKHPDFKLDNDKILELNPFEHGTDGFFAAALIRH, from the coding sequence ATGAAACCCGCAGCACGCATTCAAACAGCCATCGAGATACTCATTGAAATTTACACCAGTCAAACCCCTGCGGATGCAATTGCTCATTCCTATATAAGAGAGCGACGTTTCATCGGCTCTGGCGATCGCCGGGAAATCATGGAAATTGTGTACGGCGTTATGCGAAAGTTCTGGTATCTCGAAGGACTTTTAGATACTACGTTCAGTAACCCAGGCAACGACCCCATCCAATCTGCACGTCGTCATGTCATTGCCTATTTAATCAAGATCAAAAGCGAAAAAAATATATCGGATATTTTCTCAGGCGAAGAGTACGCGCCAAAACACTTGACCGCAGCTGAATTGAGCCTTGTTGAAAGATTATCAACAGAAAAAGTTGAGGTCGCAGAAAATGCTCAGTTATCAGCACCGGAATGGATTGTTGCTATCCTCAAAGAAACCCATCCCGAGACCTATCAAGGTATTTTAAAGTCACTGCAAACAGAGGCAAATGTTGACTTGCGCGTCAACACATTAAAAAATAACAGGGATACTGTCTTGCATAAACTCAATAAGTCAGGCGTAAAATGTACAATCACACTCCATTCACCTTGGGGGATTCGCCTCGCAGAACGCGCACCACTGGCACAGCACCCATTGATGAAAGATGGATCCATTGAAATCCAGGATGAAGGGTCTCAACTGATTGCCCAGTTATGTGATCCAAAGCCCGGCATGGCTGTCTGGGATTATTGCGCAGGCGCAGGCGGGAAAACTCTAGCCCTAGCTGCTATGATGAATAACAAAGGACGGATTATTGCAACGGATACAGTTGCTTGGCGTCTTAAAAATGCACCACAACGACTGCGTCGTGCTGGCGTTCATAACGTTGAAACCCGCATCTTAGACGAAGAATCTGCAAAATGGGTTAAACGTCAAGCTGGCAAGTTCGACTGTGTTTTGGTCGATGCCCCGTGTTCGGGATCCGGAACGTGGCGTCGTAATCCTGAACTGCGCTGGAGAATGGATGAAACCGGTTTTGGCGAATTGCTCGCTAAACAACAAGATATCCTGACTAAAGCAGCTAAACTCGTTACAGCAGGCGGGCGCTTGGTTTATGCAACATGCTCTATTTTATCCCCCGAAAACCGTGGACAGATCGAAGCATTCCTAAAAAAACACCCCGACTTCAAACTAGACAACGATAAAATTCTCGAGCTTAATCCTTTTGAGCACGGAACCGACGGCTTTTTTGCTGCTGCACTCATTCGCCATTAG
- a CDS encoding DedA family protein, translated as MEHFIEIVKEWGYIAVLLGSMVEGESVILTACVMAYMGYLSIAKIVAIAFMGTLVADQGLYYVGRLYGHKIINRFPKLKAPSEKAFQLLHKWDIWFILSFRFIYGIRIVSPIVIGTAGVPPRRFIPLNFIAALVWTSISCTGGYLLGGLIDAIEFAVVEKYIFLISAGLLVTLVTGGYFAWKKLHPSNGE; from the coding sequence TTGGAACATTTTATCGAAATCGTTAAAGAATGGGGCTATATAGCTGTCCTTTTGGGCTCTATGGTTGAAGGAGAGAGTGTGATCCTAACCGCCTGTGTTATGGCGTATATGGGATATCTTTCCATTGCTAAGATTGTTGCTATTGCGTTTATGGGGACACTTGTTGCTGATCAAGGTTTGTATTATGTTGGACGGTTGTATGGTCACAAAATTATAAATCGTTTTCCTAAGTTAAAAGCCCCGTCAGAAAAAGCGTTTCAGTTACTTCATAAATGGGATATTTGGTTTATCCTAAGCTTCCGATTTATTTACGGTATTCGGATTGTTAGTCCAATTGTGATTGGTACTGCTGGTGTTCCGCCACGTCGGTTTATCCCGCTTAACTTTATTGCGGCGTTGGTATGGACATCAATCAGTTGTACCGGTGGGTATTTACTGGGTGGCCTGATTGATGCGATTGAATTTGCTGTTGTCGAAAAATATATATTCCTAATATCTGCCGGATTACTAGTGACGTTAGTTACCGGAGGGTATTTTGCTTGGAAAAAGCTGCACCCGTCTAATGGCGAATGA
- a CDS encoding trypsin-like peptidase domain-containing protein, producing MLYFILIILSLNSVHAGAPVSKQEINLSFAPIVKKIEPAIVSIYTTQLVERQINPLFDEDFFNQFFLYPQLPRQEMAKSMGSGVMIDDKGTIVTCAHVVHNSKEIKVKLSDNREFPAKINVVDTQNDIAILSLEKVSEKIPFVSLVNQDDSESGDLVLAFGNPFGIGHTVTNGIISAKTRNVDGRVLLQTDAPINPGNSGGALINMKGELIGIPNAILSKTGANLGIGFAIPVSTIKPLLGLSAKDGKYIRPWIGFKVETLDADKAESFGLKGVKGIFVMAIHDLSPAKKEGLQQGDVISAVDDNSIESKDAFDLKMLEMKPDQELTLTVHRKGEEKKIKTKAILPPGDKQEKPIKIAGRNPLAGCEIANLTPAMASELGLDSMLTGVIIVKGAARANGFGLSLFQAGDIIEETDGETVKSVDDFRRLVKDGMKSMVVRRGNQRLTFKVG from the coding sequence ATGTTATATTTTATATTAATTATTCTAAGTCTTAATAGTGTTCATGCCGGTGCTCCTGTATCAAAACAGGAGATTAATCTTAGTTTTGCCCCTATTGTTAAGAAGATTGAGCCTGCCATTGTATCCATTTATACTACACAACTTGTAGAACGTCAGATCAATCCCTTGTTTGACGAAGATTTCTTTAACCAATTCTTTTTATATCCGCAGCTGCCGCGGCAAGAGATGGCGAAATCGATGGGATCTGGCGTTATGATTGATGACAAAGGAACAATCGTTACGTGTGCTCACGTTGTTCATAATTCAAAAGAAATTAAAGTGAAGCTATCGGATAATCGAGAGTTTCCAGCAAAAATAAATGTGGTTGATACACAAAATGATATTGCAATTTTGTCTTTGGAAAAAGTTAGTGAGAAAATCCCTTTTGTTTCCTTGGTTAATCAAGATGACTCTGAGTCTGGCGATTTAGTTTTAGCTTTTGGGAATCCGTTTGGAATCGGTCACACCGTAACGAATGGAATTATTTCAGCCAAAACACGTAACGTGGACGGGCGAGTGCTTTTGCAAACAGATGCACCAATTAATCCAGGGAATTCAGGCGGTGCTTTGATTAATATGAAGGGTGAGTTAATTGGCATACCGAATGCAATTTTATCGAAGACCGGGGCTAATCTTGGTATTGGGTTTGCTATTCCTGTTTCGACAATTAAACCGTTATTAGGGTTGTCGGCCAAAGATGGTAAATACATACGACCTTGGATCGGATTTAAAGTTGAGACCCTTGATGCAGATAAAGCGGAATCTTTTGGCCTTAAGGGGGTTAAGGGGATTTTTGTGATGGCAATTCATGATCTGAGCCCTGCAAAGAAAGAAGGGCTGCAACAGGGGGACGTTATCAGTGCTGTTGATGATAATTCTATTGAATCTAAGGATGCTTTTGATCTTAAGATGCTGGAAATGAAACCTGATCAGGAATTAACTTTAACAGTTCATCGCAAAGGCGAAGAAAAGAAAATAAAAACCAAAGCGATTCTTCCTCCTGGTGATAAACAAGAAAAACCAATTAAAATAGCTGGTCGTAATCCTTTGGCCGGATGTGAAATTGCCAACCTTACGCCAGCAATGGCCAGTGAATTAGGGCTGGATTCTATGTTAACGGGCGTTATTATCGTCAAAGGTGCTGCGCGGGCCAATGGTTTCGGTTTATCTTTGTTTCAAGCTGGGGATATCATTGAAGAAACAGACGGAGAAACAGTAAAGTCTGTGGATGATTTTAGGCGACTCGTCAAAGATGGGATGAAATCTATGGTTGTGCGCCGTGGTAACCAACGTTTAACATTTAAGGTTGGATGA